One region of Cryptococcus deuterogattii R265 chromosome 14, complete sequence genomic DNA includes:
- a CDS encoding WD40 repeat protein Ciao1, producing the protein MPELQSLGSLPAHAEPAWTVTFNPTRSVLASCSTDRTIRLYSYILPSSSDGLPSKDDSQPVFSLAKVIETEHKRTVRSIAWSPDGRTLASGSFDSTVGVWEEVIPLSDDEDEDDEGAQGVYKPAGMNSDGDVDEGKEKEWECVTTLEGHESECKSVGFSSDGALLASCSRDKSVWVWEVQPDADFECIAVMMEHSQDVKSVAWHPHEEILASASYDSYIHLAYDDPDSDWCIFQKLHPSLPSTPLTIPSTSPSHLIDALIPTEEEKKAEAELQVPPLEEDETVWCLAWSPDGRWLASGGDNGGIRLWQRTGTQPDSAFKEILHTAAHSRSVFSLSWSAPYPSAESTSSTESTDLGMLASAGEDGKIIIWQVSVPPSSSPSSKETDNEQISIKPIAAQKHAHGVNDINSVAWCMREDQKGWGMLSSAGDDGSVKVWRVVKD; encoded by the exons ATGCCTGAGCTTCAATCCCTGGgatctcttccagctcatGCCGAACCAGCTTGGACAGTAACCTTCAACCCTACTCGCTCTGTCCTCGCATCATGTTCCACAGATCGCACAATCCGCCTTTACTCCTACATCCTCCCCTCTTCGTCTGATGGCTTACCAAGCAAGGACGACTCCCAGCCCGTGTTTAGTCTCGCTAAAGTGATAGAAACCGAGCACAAGAGGACGGTGAGGAGTATAGCGTGGTCCCCTGATGGACGGACGTTGGCGAGCGGGAGCTTTGATTCCACTGTCGGTGTGTGGGAGGAGGTTATTCCGCTttcagatgatgaggacgaagatgacgagggCGCACAAGGGGTGTATAAGCCAGCTGGGATGAACTCGGATGGAGATGTAGatgaggggaaggagaaggaatgggaatgtgTGACGACGTTGGAGGGGCATGAGAGTGAATGCAAGTCGGTTGGATTTTCGAGTGATGGAGCTTTGCTCGCGAGTTGCTCCAGAGATAAGAGCGTATGGGTCTGGGAAG TGCAACCGGACGCCGATTTTGAATGTATAGCGGTCATGATGGAGCACTCCCAAGATGTCAAGTCCGTCGCCTGGCACCCACACGAAGag ATCCTGGCTTCTGCATCATATGATTCTTATATCCATCTCGCGTATGACGACCCCGACTCCGACTGGTGCATCTTCCAAAAACTCCACCCTTCCCTCCCGTCTACCCCGCTCACCATCCCATCTACTTCCCCGTCACATTTGATTGATGCTTTGATCCCtacggaagaagaaaagaaggcggAGGCAGAGCTACAGGTCCCGCCAttagaggaggatgagactGTTTGGTGTCTAGCTTGGAGTCCGGATGGAAGGTGGTTAGCTAGTGGAGGTGATAATGGTGGGATTCGTCTCTGGCAAAGAAC AGGCACACAACCAGACTCGGCATTCAAAGAGATCTTGCACACCGCCGCCCATTCGCGTTCagtcttttctctttcttggTCCGCACCCTACCCGTCCGCCGAATCTACCAGCTCCACCGAGTCTACCGATTTGGGGATGCTCGCTTCTgcaggggaagatggtaaGATTATTATCTGGCAAGTCTCCGtccctccatcttcctctccctcttcaaaaGAGACAGATAACGAACAAATCTCGATCAAACCCATTGCAGCGCAGAAACATGCACATGGGGTGAACGATATCAATTCGGTAGCCTGGTGCATGAGAGAAGATCAGAAAGGATGGGGGATGTTGAGTAGTgcaggagatgatgggagTGTCAAGGTCTGGAGGGTCGTCAAGGATTGA